One genomic window of Methanosarcina acetivorans C2A includes the following:
- the alaXM gene encoding alanyl-tRNA editing protein AlaXM, translated as MTEVLYFLDCYLREFEAIVEKVTDDKYVVLDRTAFYPESGGQPSDTGKLVREEDGAEFEVVYVGKFNGDISHEITPVDGNAALGLKAGDRVRGIIDWDRRYRHMRMHTATHVIANVIEKEAGAQITGNQLGLDKSRVDFSLEAFDRDKFAEYEKIANKVITENHPVNLYLVSRKEAEEKLSRLTTLAKGFSEEISEVRLVEIEGITIEACGGTHLKNTGEIKGIKIEKLQNKGKSNRRMYFTLLD; from the coding sequence ATGACAGAAGTGCTTTACTTCCTTGACTGTTACCTGAGAGAGTTTGAAGCGATCGTTGAAAAAGTGACAGATGACAAGTATGTCGTCCTTGACCGCACGGCTTTCTACCCCGAAAGCGGAGGTCAGCCCAGTGATACCGGAAAGCTTGTTCGTGAGGAAGACGGGGCTGAGTTTGAGGTCGTCTATGTCGGCAAGTTCAACGGGGATATAAGCCATGAAATAACTCCGGTAGACGGAAACGCAGCTTTGGGTCTGAAAGCCGGGGATAGGGTAAGGGGAATCATTGACTGGGACCGGCGCTACAGGCATATGCGCATGCATACGGCAACCCATGTGATCGCAAACGTAATCGAAAAAGAGGCGGGAGCTCAGATCACTGGGAACCAGCTCGGGCTTGACAAGAGCCGGGTGGATTTCAGCCTTGAAGCTTTTGACAGAGACAAGTTCGCTGAATACGAGAAAATTGCAAACAAAGTAATAACTGAAAACCATCCTGTAAACCTCTACCTTGTCAGCCGCAAGGAAGCTGAAGAAAAACTTTCAAGGCTCACAACGCTTGCTAAAGGTTTTTCGGAAGAGATCAGCGAAGTCCGCCTTGTGGAAATCGAAGGCATCACGATTGAAGCCTGCGGGGGGACGCACCTGAAAAACACAGGAGAGATAAAGGGAATAAAGATCGAGAAACTCCAGAACAAAGGGAAGAGCAACAGGAGAATGTATTTTACGCTTCTGGACTGA
- a CDS encoding ISH3 family transposase: MSFPPYKSGYAPKIELKAKECIDAVLRPLNDHVTIKINGSLTSEDVFRTVVSMAVNRNSVHSVSTQYQDVACETSLRYHLKKLDMDELIKSNEKILLQELIETLKTGKSYEFAVDYTNDPYYGKKDSSNEKYVIGGQAKKSTNSFYSYVSLYIINKTERFTLSVLPVEKKKTKVEYLSHFIDLIKRLDFKIKILCLDREFCTIDVFKFLQSKQIPHIVPVIKKGERMKKLLKGNKARNEQYVMGNSKKNILLDIVIDVKYLKGKRGKKGRKNLGFVVFGVKWSPRKVSTVYRRRFAIESSYRMRNVVKPKTSSKNASIRYFYALISFLLKNVWLFLQKKHFTIVKRGPQVIDEDKFRFRMFVVLIEEWLKRKLKVRLMVECLR; the protein is encoded by the coding sequence ATGTCTTTTCCGCCATATAAATCTGGATATGCCCCTAAAATTGAATTAAAGGCAAAAGAATGTATTGATGCCGTATTAAGACCTCTCAATGACCATGTAACCATAAAGATCAATGGTTCCCTTACAAGTGAAGACGTTTTTCGTACTGTTGTAAGTATGGCAGTCAACAGGAATTCTGTTCATTCAGTCTCAACACAGTATCAGGATGTTGCTTGTGAAACCTCTCTTCGATACCACCTTAAGAAACTGGATATGGATGAACTGATCAAATCGAATGAAAAGATTCTCCTTCAAGAACTAATAGAAACCCTAAAAACAGGTAAAAGCTACGAATTCGCTGTCGATTATACCAATGATCCCTATTACGGGAAAAAAGATTCATCTAACGAGAAATATGTAATAGGTGGACAGGCTAAAAAGTCAACAAACTCATTTTACTCGTATGTCTCCCTTTATATCATTAACAAAACTGAGAGGTTTACCTTATCAGTTCTTCCTGTCGAAAAGAAAAAGACAAAGGTTGAATATCTCTCCCATTTCATTGATCTCATCAAAAGACTGGACTTTAAAATTAAAATTCTCTGCCTGGATAGAGAGTTTTGTACTATTGACGTTTTTAAATTTTTGCAAAGTAAGCAGATTCCACACATCGTTCCGGTTATTAAAAAAGGAGAGCGGATGAAGAAACTACTTAAGGGAAATAAGGCGCGTAATGAACAATATGTTATGGGGAACTCTAAGAAAAATATTCTTTTGGACATTGTAATTGACGTCAAGTATCTGAAAGGCAAAAGAGGAAAAAAGGGACGTAAGAACCTTGGTTTTGTGGTTTTTGGAGTCAAATGGTCTCCAAGAAAGGTCAGTACGGTTTACAGAAGAAGATTTGCTATTGAATCGTCGTACAGGATGAGAAATGTAGTTAAACCAAAGACCTCATCCAAAAACGCCAGTATCAGGTACTTTTATGCACTGATATCTTTCCTGTTAAAAAACGTATGGCTATTTCTTCAGAAAAAGCATTTTACGATTGTCAAAAGAGGCCCTCAGGTAATAGATGAGGACAAGTTCAGATTTAGAATGTTTGTAGTTCTAATTGAGGAATGGTTGAAAAGAAAGTTGAAAGTTAGGTTAATGGTGGAGTGTTTGAGGTAA
- a CDS encoding PGF-pre-PGF domain-containing protein codes for MSKARWCLSIIFLVSVVLSGALNSCFSDMQIAFAAELIQGEYNNGNSSISADVGGQGYSEETLNPAQMKLSGDLLQLSDERYLSGKESAEILKARMVELGQLKQADPVSGRAVLSEEKSEIAAGSGENAIEASSYPNEKVYVYVYLEPSANSNILDGYCEVEDRDEKNHIAVAWVPLESLETLAALSEVRNIQTVLPPFVRQGNTVSEGDSILNASSLRELYRVNGTGIKIGIISDGVDNLEDVQATGDLPSDVHVLSNNMGGNEGTNMLEIVYDIAPGAELYFHDCGKSRLEFNRAIDVLVNEGCTVICDDIGWLAEPFFEDGTVAAHVKEVIKDHDLLYVSSAGNSGDSHYQGFFYDNGSGWHDFSRGKGEVENLRLEIQPSGKVWVFLQWNDRWEDSGNNYDLFIKDGNTLETIASSEVYQDGDNLPLEYIMYTNSGNETLNASIEVRKTSGEARELELYVYYWTGTTLRTTNIVSKDSIFGHPALPEVITVGAVGIGGSGDYYIEYFSSIGPVTLYYPSPEIRPKTDISGLDGVNVTGTGGVSEQFYGTSASCPHVAAIAALVWSSAPEKSAMDIKRLLSTSSTDLGEPGYDNVFGYGLVDALKLHEQASAEPSTFTVKTDGKGDFSSISDAINSSRPGDTILVYPGKYRENVDVRWALNISSASGKSADTVLEAKNSGEPVIHVAANTAKISGFGISGSGETDGSGENGEAGGAGIYLESTATCTLANNKVSGCSQGVLLEDSSDNTLTENNISNNAEGLRLTDSFRNRILENEFENSINLNESSSGETGLSNTWNTDTEIRYLYNGGIYESRFGNFYSDYNGQDADGSGIGDTPYGSDSSPLIARLSAYSRGFEIGSAAPAQNTVLIDGNTLEFGIKSTKNCTFSWLLNEALLQTNEFVPSATLSVDTGEFAGSITEGNTSTPVPTKYTLTVIATNGSSTLQHSWTLTTSLIEEETDMPENTSEDSVSRSSKSSGGGGSGESGGGVAGGSPEPASNVESKELVQNFVTSGRHIRFDFTRNATPVTAVEFDARKNAGKVTVTAEMLKNQSVLVSGLPEGEVYGHFNIWAGNSGFASPDNIQNPTVSFRVEKDWISENRIGPASVSLYRYSDSNWTELPSRITGEDEAFFYFESETPAFTTFAVAGQQIGSLQSSSHTPVQNNSPETGPEGVPEVWITRENTENSTKGGSENGSEDDRSIPAPGFVICIALLLAGALWSKKQ; via the coding sequence ATGAGTAAAGCAAGATGGTGCCTATCCATTATCTTTCTGGTTTCTGTTGTTTTGTCAGGAGCCCTGAATTCCTGCTTTTCAGACATGCAGATAGCTTTTGCAGCCGAACTAATTCAGGGGGAATACAACAATGGAAACAGCAGTATCTCCGCAGATGTTGGAGGGCAGGGTTATTCAGAAGAGACCTTAAACCCTGCACAGATGAAACTCTCAGGTGATCTGCTGCAGTTGAGTGACGAACGATATCTGTCCGGGAAAGAGTCAGCTGAAATCCTGAAAGCCCGTATGGTAGAATTGGGCCAGTTGAAGCAGGCAGATCCTGTTTCGGGAAGGGCGGTTCTTTCTGAAGAAAAATCAGAGATTGCTGCGGGTTCAGGGGAAAATGCCATCGAAGCTTCTTCTTATCCGAATGAAAAAGTTTACGTGTATGTTTATCTGGAGCCCTCTGCAAACAGTAACATACTTGACGGGTACTGCGAGGTTGAGGACAGGGACGAAAAAAATCATATTGCGGTAGCGTGGGTCCCGCTAGAATCCCTTGAGACACTGGCTGCTCTTTCTGAGGTAAGGAATATTCAAACTGTCCTGCCTCCTTTTGTCAGGCAGGGAAATACGGTTTCGGAAGGAGATTCGATTCTTAATGCTTCAAGCCTCAGGGAACTTTACAGGGTAAACGGGACGGGAATAAAAATCGGGATCATATCCGACGGCGTGGACAACCTTGAAGACGTTCAGGCTACTGGGGACCTTCCTTCTGACGTACATGTCCTGAGCAATAATATGGGGGGAAACGAAGGCACGAATATGCTTGAAATCGTCTACGATATCGCTCCAGGGGCAGAACTGTATTTCCACGACTGTGGGAAGAGCAGGCTCGAATTCAACAGGGCTATCGATGTCCTTGTTAACGAAGGGTGCACGGTTATCTGCGATGATATAGGCTGGCTTGCCGAACCCTTCTTTGAAGACGGGACAGTGGCAGCCCATGTAAAGGAGGTTATAAAAGATCACGACCTTCTTTACGTAAGCTCTGCAGGAAATTCAGGAGACAGCCATTACCAGGGTTTCTTCTATGACAACGGAAGTGGCTGGCACGACTTCAGCCGTGGGAAGGGAGAAGTCGAGAACCTGCGGCTTGAGATCCAGCCCTCGGGAAAGGTCTGGGTTTTTCTCCAGTGGAACGACAGATGGGAAGATTCGGGAAATAACTATGACCTTTTCATTAAAGACGGGAATACTCTGGAGACCATCGCGTCCAGTGAGGTCTATCAGGACGGGGACAATCTCCCCCTTGAATATATAATGTATACCAACAGTGGAAATGAAACCCTTAACGCATCTATCGAGGTCCGAAAAACTTCAGGGGAAGCCAGAGAACTCGAGCTCTACGTTTACTACTGGACAGGAACAACACTCAGGACTACAAACATCGTTTCCAAAGACTCGATTTTCGGGCACCCGGCTCTTCCGGAAGTGATAACCGTAGGGGCGGTCGGGATCGGGGGATCCGGGGATTATTATATAGAGTACTTCTCTTCCATCGGCCCGGTTACGCTTTACTACCCTTCTCCTGAAATCCGTCCCAAAACAGACATCTCAGGACTCGATGGCGTAAATGTCACAGGTACAGGCGGGGTTTCGGAGCAGTTTTACGGCACAAGCGCTTCCTGTCCTCATGTTGCAGCCATTGCAGCGCTGGTCTGGAGCTCGGCTCCGGAAAAATCAGCTATGGATATAAAACGGCTGCTTTCCACTTCATCAACCGACCTGGGGGAGCCCGGGTACGATAATGTTTTTGGGTACGGGCTTGTAGATGCTCTGAAGCTGCATGAACAGGCCTCAGCCGAGCCCTCCACATTTACTGTGAAAACAGACGGAAAAGGGGATTTTTCCTCAATATCGGACGCCATAAACAGCAGCAGACCCGGGGATACCATTCTTGTATACCCTGGCAAATACAGGGAAAATGTGGATGTGCGCTGGGCTCTGAATATAAGTTCGGCTTCCGGAAAGTCCGCGGATACTGTTCTCGAAGCTAAAAACTCCGGGGAACCTGTTATTCATGTGGCTGCAAATACTGCAAAAATCAGCGGTTTTGGCATAAGCGGCTCTGGAGAGACTGATGGCTCGGGAGAAAACGGTGAAGCCGGAGGGGCTGGCATATATCTGGAAAGTACAGCCACCTGCACACTTGCGAACAATAAGGTATCTGGCTGCAGTCAGGGAGTCCTGCTTGAAGATTCGTCTGACAATACCCTTACAGAAAATAACATCTCGAATAATGCGGAAGGGCTCAGGTTAACAGACTCTTTCCGGAACAGGATACTTGAAAACGAATTTGAGAACAGCATCAACCTAAATGAAAGTTCTTCAGGAGAAACAGGGCTTTCAAACACCTGGAACACGGATACAGAGATACGCTACCTGTACAATGGCGGGATTTACGAGAGCCGGTTTGGAAACTTTTACTCAGATTATAACGGCCAGGATGCAGACGGAAGCGGGATAGGAGATACCCCTTACGGCAGTGACTCCTCTCCCCTTATTGCCAGATTGTCAGCTTACTCCAGAGGTTTCGAGATCGGAAGTGCAGCTCCTGCTCAGAACACAGTTTTAATTGACGGGAATACCCTGGAATTCGGGATCAAATCTACGAAAAACTGCACCTTCAGCTGGCTGCTAAACGAAGCCCTTCTCCAGACAAACGAATTTGTTCCTTCTGCTACCCTTTCCGTAGATACCGGCGAATTTGCGGGCAGTATAACCGAGGGCAATACTTCAACCCCTGTCCCGACGAAATACACCCTGACAGTTATTGCAACAAACGGCTCTTCAACCCTGCAGCACAGCTGGACCTTGACCACCTCTCTTATAGAAGAAGAGACGGACATGCCTGAGAACACAAGTGAAGATAGTGTGAGCAGGAGCAGCAAAAGTTCAGGAGGTGGAGGAAGTGGGGAAAGCGGAGGAGGCGTTGCAGGCGGCTCCCCTGAACCCGCAAGCAATGTCGAAAGTAAGGAACTGGTGCAGAACTTCGTCACCAGCGGAAGGCATATCCGGTTTGATTTTACCAGAAACGCAACCCCTGTAACAGCCGTAGAGTTTGATGCCAGGAAAAACGCCGGAAAAGTCACAGTTACCGCGGAAATGCTGAAAAATCAGTCAGTTCTGGTTTCGGGCCTGCCGGAAGGCGAAGTTTACGGCCACTTTAATATCTGGGCCGGTAACAGCGGGTTTGCCTCTCCGGACAACATTCAGAATCCTACTGTCAGTTTCAGGGTAGAAAAAGACTGGATTTCCGAAAACAGAATTGGCCCGGCTTCAGTTTCTCTTTACAGGTACTCGGACTCGAACTGGACAGAACTCCCTTCCCGGATCACCGGAGAAGATGAAGCATTCTTCTATTTTGAATCCGAAACTCCGGCTTTTACAACTTTTGCAGTTGCCGGCCAGCAGATTGGATCTTTACAGTCTTCTTCCCACACACCCGTGCAGAATAACTCTCCTGAAACAGGCCCGGAAGGAGTTCCGGAAGTCTGGATAACACGCGAAAATACAGAAAACTCCACCAAAGGAGGCAGCGAAAATGGTAGTGAAGATGATAGAAGTATACCAGCCCCCGGTTTTGTGATATGTATCGCCCTCTTGCTCGCAGGTGCACTGTGGAGTAAAAAACAGTGA
- a CDS encoding IS481-like element ISMac4 family transposase, with amino-acid sequence MKLNGKKIRWIIAQKSKGESTSTIAEIQGISARRVQQIYKEYVETGQLPQVGINLGRPKNPLSSSDQELIDQTYSDYKFGACYLEILIEGKYNRKISHNRIHNYLLSMDLAKENRKKKQRRKWCRYEREHSMSAAHIDWHENPLLGLQVCAILDDSSRMIIAGGEYVHCNTENTIKVIDELVKEYWDIYPLRELIMDHGSEFGAHRINKDGSWDSDFKRCIEELGIKPILARVRHPQTNGKIEKWFDTYQRFRGEFESFEEFVQWYNKRPHGALKLEQLESPQEAFWNRLPVEAKFRIGVRLFGW; translated from the coding sequence GTGAAACTTAATGGAAAAAAGATACGTTGGATCATTGCTCAAAAATCGAAAGGTGAATCTACCTCGACGATAGCTGAGATCCAGGGGATCTCAGCCCGTCGAGTTCAGCAGATCTACAAAGAATACGTTGAAACTGGTCAGCTTCCTCAAGTTGGCATTAATCTTGGAAGACCAAAGAACCCCTTATCCTCCTCTGATCAGGAATTGATTGACCAAACTTACTCTGATTATAAGTTTGGAGCCTGTTACCTTGAGATTCTCATCGAAGGCAAATATAATCGTAAGATATCTCATAACAGAATCCATAACTACCTACTTAGCATGGACCTTGCCAAGGAAAACCGAAAAAAGAAACAGAGAAGAAAATGGTGTAGATACGAACGCGAACACAGCATGTCTGCTGCACACATCGATTGGCATGAGAATCCCCTGTTAGGACTGCAAGTCTGTGCCATTCTTGATGATTCATCAAGAATGATAATTGCAGGTGGAGAGTACGTTCATTGCAACACGGAGAACACCATTAAAGTGATTGATGAACTTGTCAAAGAGTACTGGGACATATACCCTTTAAGAGAGCTCATTATGGATCATGGAAGTGAATTCGGGGCTCACAGGATTAATAAGGATGGTTCATGGGATAGTGACTTTAAAAGATGCATTGAAGAACTTGGAATCAAACCAATACTTGCAAGGGTAAGACATCCTCAGACAAACGGAAAAATAGAGAAATGGTTCGATACATATCAAAGGTTTAGAGGAGAGTTTGAATCATTTGAAGAATTCGTACAGTGGTATAACAAGAGGCCACATGGAGCTTTGAAACTTGAACAGTTAGAATCGCCACAGGAAGCATTCTGGAATAGATTACCAGTTGAGGCAAAGTTCAGAATAGGAGTGAGATTGTTTGGGTGGTGA
- a CDS encoding SBBP repeat-containing protein, which produces MIASATYAKTYNFVTKWGSYGSDSGQFICPIGVAVDSSGNVYVTEISNHRIQKFNSTGGYITQWDSSRSGNRKLFSPYGIAVDSSGNVYVADTGNKRIQKFNGTGGYLTQWGSLGSGNGQFIYPHGVAVDSSGNVYVTDAGNNRIQKFNSTGGYLTQWGSYGSGNGQFNDPEGVAVDSSGNVYVVDSDNNRIQKFNGTGGYLTQWGSYGSGNGQFLLPCGIAVDSSGNVYVADDFNQRIQKFNSNGRYLTQWDSSRSGNGQIYDPTGIAVDSSGNVYVAESGYSRIQKFAPNFVDFSSIIVLVAAIIVLTVIFRRKKW; this is translated from the coding sequence ATGATCGCTTCTGCTACGTATGCTAAGACTTATAATTTTGTTACTAAATGGGGTTCTTATGGCAGCGACAGTGGACAATTTATATGTCCAATTGGTGTTGCTGTAGATTCTTCGGGTAACGTTTATGTTACCGAGATTAGTAATCACCGCATTCAGAAGTTTAACAGCACAGGTGGTTACATCACTCAATGGGATTCTTCGCGCAGCGGAAACAGAAAACTTTTTTCACCATATGGTATTGCTGTAGATTCTTCGGGTAATGTTTATGTTGCGGATACGGGCAATAAACGCATTCAGAAGTTTAACGGCACAGGTGGATACCTCACTCAATGGGGTTCTTTGGGCAGCGGAAACGGGCAGTTTATTTATCCACATGGTGTTGCTGTCGATTCTTCGGGTAATGTTTATGTAACAGATGCAGGCAACAACCGCATTCAGAAGTTTAACAGCACAGGCGGATACCTCACTCAATGGGGTTCTTATGGTAGCGGAAACGGACAATTTAATGATCCTGAGGGCGTTGCTGTAGATTCTTCGGGTAATGTTTATGTTGTCGATAGTGATAATAATCGCATTCAGAAGTTTAACGGCACAGGTGGATACCTCACTCAATGGGGTTCTTATGGTAGCGGAAACGGACAATTTCTTTTACCATGTGGTATTGCTGTAGATTCTTCGGGTAATGTTTATGTTGCCGACGACTTTAATCAGCGCATTCAGAAGTTTAACAGCAACGGCAGATACCTCACTCAATGGGATTCTTCGCGCAGCGGAAACGGACAAATTTATGACCCAACTGGTATTGCTGTAGATTCTTCGGGTAATGTTTATGTTGCTGAATCAGGATATTCACGCATTCAGAAGTTTGCTCCAAATTTCGTAGATTTCTCTTCAATTATTGTACTTGTTGCTGCAATCATTGTTTTAACAGTAATATTTAGACGTAAAAAATGGTGA